The following proteins are co-located in the Dromiciops gliroides isolate mDroGli1 chromosome 2, mDroGli1.pri, whole genome shotgun sequence genome:
- the NUP188 gene encoding nucleoporin NUP188, producing the protein MAAAAGGLCVRSSRELWTILLGRSALRELNQIESELNKHWQRLLEGLSYYKPPSANSAEKVKANKDVAPPLKELGLRISKFLGLDEEQSVQLLQCYLQEDYRGTRDSLKTVLQDERQSQALILKIADYYYEERTCILRCVLHLLTYFQDERHPYRVEYSECVDKLEKDLVTKYRQQFEELYKMEAPTWETHGNLMTERQVSRWFVQCLREQSMLLEIIFLYYAYFEMVPGDLLVLTKMFKAQGFGCRQTNRHLVDESMDPFVDRIGYFSALILVEGMDIDSLHKCALDDRTELHQFAQDGLICQNMDHLMLTLGDIPHHAPVLLAWALLRHTLNPEETSNVIRRMGSTAIQLNVFQYLTRLLRSLASGGNNCTTSTACMCVYGLLSFVLTSLELHTLGSQQDVIDTACEVLADPSLPELFWGTEPTSGLGIILDSVCGMFPHLLSPLLQLLRALVSGKSTAKKVYSFLDKMSFYNELYKHRPHDVISHEDGTLWRRQTPKLLYPLGGQTNLRIPQGTVGQVMLDDRAYLVRWEYSYSSWTLFTCEIEMLLHVVSTADVIQHCQRVKPIIDLVHKVISTDLSIADCLLPITSRIYMLLQRLTTVISPPVDVIASCVNCLTVLAARNPAKVWTDLRHTGFLPFVAHPVSNMSQMISAEGMNAGGYGNLLMNSEQPQGEYGVTIAFLRLITTLVKGQLGSTQSQGLAPCIMFVLKEMLPSYHKWRYNAHGVREQIGCLILELIHAILNLCHESDVHNSHSPSLQSLCICSLANTEAGQAVINIMGIGVDTIDMVMAAQPRCDGAEGQGQGQLLIKTVKLAFSVTNNVIRLKPPSNVVSPLEQALTQHGAHGNNLIAVLAKYIYHKHDPALPRLAIQLLKRLATVAPMSVYACLGSDAAAIRDAFLTRLQSKIEDMRIKVMILEFLTVAVETQPGLIELFLNLEVKNGNDGSKEFSLGEWSCLQVVLELIDSKQQDRYWCPPLLHRAAIAFLHALWQDRRDSAMLVLRTKPKFWENLTSPLFGTLSPPSETSEASVLETCALIMKIICLEIYYVVKGSLDQSLKDTLKKFSSEKRFAYWSGYIKSLADHMAETEGSGCTSLVEYQMLISAWRMLLIIATSHADIMHLNDSLVRRHLFLDVLAGTKALLLVPTSVNCLRLGSMLCTLLLILLRQWTRDLGSVDEILRSLMEILEGILQADQQLMEKAKAKVFSALLTVLQMKELKVNEITQYSQLVLNVCETLQEEVIALFDQTRHSLASGSVSEDKDSMETDDSSRLRHKDQRDGVCVLGLHLAKELCEVDEDGDSWLQVTRRIPILPTLFTTLEVSLRMKQNLHFTEASLHLLFTLARTQQGAAAVAGAGITQSICLPLLSVYQLSTNGTVQTPGTSRKSLDAPSWPGVYRLSMSLMERLLKTLRYNFLTEALDFVGVHQERILQCLNAVRTVQSLACLEEADHTVGFILQLSNFMKEWQFHLPQLMRDIQVNLCYLCQACTSLLHSRKMLQHYLQNKNGTDAMPSAVTPRVQRPPQPLTSKQANPDGEAAEQRALRMVQYSLLKILSKTLAALRHFTPDVCQILLDQSLDLAEYNILFALSFTTPTFDSDVAPSFGTLLATVNVALNMLGELDKKKEPLSQAVGLSTQVEGIRTLKSLLMFTMENCFYLLISQAVRYLRDPAVHPRDKQRMKQELSSELSTLLSSLSRYFRRGAPTSPAAGVLPSPQGKPASASKAGPESQEPLIQLVQAFVQHVQR; encoded by the exons tgcaAATTCAGCAGAAAAAGTGAAAGCTAATAAAGATGTGGCTCCACCACTGAAAGAGCTGGGGCTGAGGATCAGCAAATTTTTG GGCCTTGATGAAGAGCAGAGTGTGCAGTTACTTCAGTGTTACCTTCAAGAGGACTATAGGGGGACCCGGGACTCACTAAAG ACAGTACTACAAGATGAGAGACAGAGCCAAGCTCTGATCCTGAAG ATTGCAGATTATTACTATGAAGAAAGGACCTGTATTCTTCGTTGTGTGTTACACTTACTCACTTATTTCCAGGATGAGAGGCATCCTTATAGG GTTGAGTACTCTGAGTGTGttgataagttggagaaggaTCTGGTCACAAAGTACCGGCAACAGTTTGAGGAGCTCTACAAAATGGAGGCACCTACATGGGAAACACATGGAAATCTCATG ACTGAGCGCCAAGTGTCCCGATGGTTTGTTCAGTGCCTGCGGGAGCAGTCAATGCTActggaaattattttcctttattatgcCTACTTCGAGATGGTTCCTGGTGACTTGCTGGTATTAACTAAGATGTTCAAAGCACAAGGGTTTGGTTGTAGGCAGACCAACAGACATTTGGTGGATGAGAGCATGGATCCTTTTGTTGATCGGATTGG CTACTTCAGTGCCCTTATCCTGGTGGAGGGAATGGATATTGACTCATTACATAAATGTGCTTTGGATGATAGGACAGAGCTCCATCAGTTTGCCCAGGACGGGCTCATATGTCAG AATATGGACCACCTGATGTTGACCTTAGGGGACATCCCTCATCATGCCCCCGTTCTTTTAGCCTGGGCTTTACTCCGTCACACCTTAAATCCAGAAGAAACAAGCAATGTCATCAGGAGGATGGGCAGCACGGCCATCCAGCTCAATGTTTTCCAGTATCTGACACGACTGCTCCGGTCACTGGCCAGTGGAGGAAATAAT TGTACTACTAGTACTGCTTGCATGTGCGTCTATGGActgctttcttttgttcttaCCTCACTGGAGTTACACACATTAGGCAGTCAGCAA GATGTCATTGACACAGCATGTGAAGTTCTGGCAGACCCTTCTCTTCCAGAACTCTTCTGGGGAACG gaGCCAACTTCTGGGCTTGGGATCATCCTGGACAGTGTGTGTGGGATGTTCCcccatctcctctctccccttttgcAGTTGCTAAGAGCCCTTGTATCAGGGAAATCCACAGCCAAAAAG GTATATAGTTTCCTGGATAAAATGTCTTTCTACAATGAGCTTTATAAACATAGGCCCCATGATGTGATCTCACATGAAGATGGGACTCTCTGGCGGAGGCAGACACCAAAACTCCTTTACCCTCTTG GGGGTCAGACCAATCTTCGTATACCTCAGGGCACAGTGGGTCAGGTAATGCTGGATGACCGGGCTTACCTAGTACGCTGGGAATACTCCTACAGCAGTTGGACGCTGTTCACTTGTGAGATCGAAATGCTACTACATGTAGTATCAACAGCAG ATGTGATTCAGCACTGCCAGCGGGTCAAACCTATCATTGACCTGGTTCACAAAGTCATCAGCACTGATTTGTCTATAGCTGACTGTCTCCTGCCAATCACATCACGCATCTACATGTTGCTGCAGAG GTTAACAACTGTGATCTCGCCTCCTGTGGATGTCATTGCTTCCTGTGTCAATTGTTTGACTGTATTAGCTGCCCGGAATCCAGCTAAG gTCTGGACTGATCTTCGCCACACAGGATTTCTGCCATTTGTAGCCCATCCTGTCTCCAATATGAGTCAAATGATTAG TGCTGAGGGGATGAATGCAGGGGGCTATGGAAACCTTTTGATGAATAGTGAGCAGCCACAGGGTGAATATGGAGTAACCATTGCCTTTCTGCGTTTAATCACCACTCTTGTCAAG gggcagcttggtagcaCCCAGAGCCAAGGGCTGGCCCCTTGTATCATGTTTGTGCTGAAGGAGATGCTTCCCAGCTATCATAAGTGGCGTTACAATGCCCATGGAGTGAGAGAACAGATTG gctgccTGATCCTTGAGCTGATCCATGCAATTCTGAATCTGTGCCATGAGTCCGACGTTCACAACAG CCATTCCCCCAGTCTCCAGTCTCTGTGCATCTGCAGCCTGGCCAACACTGAAGCTGGTCAAGCTGTCATCAATATCATGGGCATTGGTGTGGACACCATCGACATGGTGATGGCAGCTCAGCCCAGATG TGATGGGGCAGAGGGCCAGGGGCAAGGCCAGCTACTCATCAAGACAGTGAAACTGGCATTCTCAGTGACCAACAATGTCATTAGACTGAAACCTCCTTCCAATGTGGTATCTCCCCTGGAACAGGCACTCACTCAACATG GTGCCCATGGGAACAACCTTATTGCAGTTTTGGCCAAATACATCTATCACAAACATGACCCTGCCTTGCCACGACTTGCCATCCAGCTACTGAAGCGTTTGGCAACG GTTGCCCCGATGTCCGTGTATGCCTGCCTTGGCAGTGATGCAGCTGCTATTCGGGATGCTTTTCTGACCAGGCTGCAGAGCAAGATTGAGGATATGCGCATCAAGGTCATGATCCTAGAGTTTCTCACTGTTGCTGTGGAGACCCAACCTGGCCTCATTGAGCTGTTTCTGAATCTTGAAgtgaaaaatgggaatgatggcTCCAAG gaaTTCAGTCTTGGAGAATGGAGCTGTCTCCAGGTGGTACTAGAGTTAATTGATTCAAAACAGCAAGATAGATATTGGTGTCCTCCCTTGTTGCACCGTGCTGCTATAGCTTTTCTACATGCCCTGTGGCAGGACCGCAGGGACAGTGCCATGCTGGTTCTCAGGACCAA ACCAAAGTTTTGGGAGAACTTGACCAGCCCGTTATTTGGgactctttctcctccctcagaAACATCCGAG gcCAGCGTCCTGGAGACCTGTGCCTTAATTATGAAGATCATTTGTTTGGAGATATATTATGTAGTTAA GGGTTCACTGGACCAGTCCCTAAAAGATACGCTCAAGAAGTTCTCCAGTGAGAAACGTTTTGCCTATTGGTCAGGTTATATCAAATCTTTGGCAGATCACATGGCAGAGACAGAAGGCAGTGGCTGCACCTCTTTGGTGGAATACCAGATGTTGATATCTGCCTGGCGGATGCTTCTCATTATTGCTACCAGCCAT gcagATATAATGCATTTGAATGATTCTCTTGTTCGACGTCACCTATTTCTTGATGTTCTTGCTGGGACCAAAGCCTTA CTGCTGGTTCCAACATCAGTGAACTGCCTGAGACTGGGATCCATGCTATGTACCCTGCTGCTTATCTTGCTTCGGCAGTGGACGAG GGATTTGGGCTCTGTGGATGAAATCCTTAGGTCCCTGATGGAGATTCTGGAGGGAATCCTACAGGCCGACCAACAGCTCATGGAAAAGGCTAAGGCCAAAGTGTTCTCAGCCCTCCTCACTGTCCTCCAGATGAAAGAGTTGAAAG TGAATGAGATCACACAGTACTCCCAGCTGGTGTTAAATGTCTGTGAGACCCTTCAGGAAGAAGTGATTGCCCTCTTTGACCAGACCCGTCACAGCCTGGCCTCTGGCAGTGTATCAGAAGACAAGGACAGCATGGAGACAGATGACTCCTCGCGGCTTCGGCACAAGGACCAGCGGGATGGG GTGTGTGTCCTGGGCCTACATTTGGCCAAAGAACTATGTGAAGTGGATGAAGATGGAGACTCTTGGCTGCAGGTTACCCGTAGAATCCCTATTCTGCCCACTCTGTTCACCACCCTGGAGGTGAGCCTGAGAATGAAGCAAAACCTGCACTTTACTGAGGCCTCACTGCACCTTCTGTTCACCTTGGCCCGAACCCAGCAG GGTGCAGCAGCTGTGGCTGGAGCTGGCATCACCCAGAGCATCTGTTtgcccctcttgagtgtgtatcaACTCAGCACCAATGGAACAGTACAG ACTCCTGGTACTTCTCGAAAGTCTCTTGATGCCCCCTCTTGGCCTGGAGTCTACCGCCTGTCCATGTCCTTGATGGAACGTCTGCTGAAAACTCTACGTTATAACTTCCTGACTGAAGCCCTGGACTTTGTGGGTGTTCACCAAGAGCGGATCCTGCAG TGCCTCAATGCAGTAAGGACAGTGCAGAGTTTGGCCTGCCTAGAGGAAGCCGATCACACTGTAGGCTTCATCTTGCAGCTCTCCAACTTCATGAAGGAATGGCAGTTTCATCTGCCACAGCTCATGAGAGATATCCAG GTAAATCTGTGTTACCTGTGTCAGGCTTGCACCTCCCTCCTGCATAGCCGCAAGATGCTGCAGCACTATTTACAG AACAAAAATGGAACTGATGCCATGCCCTCTGCTGTGACTCCTCGAGTCCAACGCCCCCCCCAGCCTTTGACTTCAAAACAGGCTAACCCTGATGGCGAGGCTGCAGAACAAAGGGCCCTGCGCATGGTGCAGTATAGCCTCCTGAAAATTCTCAGCAAGACACTGGCTGCCCTGCGCCACTTCACCCCTGATGTCTGCCAGATCCTTCTGGACCAG tCCCTAGACCTTGCTGAATACAACATCCTTTTTGCCCTGAGCTTCACAACCCCAACCTTCGACTCTGACGTGGCTCCCTCTTTTGGGACTCTCTTGGCCACAGTGAATGTGGCCCTCAACATGTTGGGAGAG TTGGACAAGAAAAAGGAACCCCTGTCCCAGGCTGTGGGGCTGAGCACACAGGTGGAGGGGATCAGAACACTGAA GTCCCTCCTGATGTTTACAATGGAAAATTGTTTCTACCTGCTCATCTCCCAGGCCGTGCGCTACCTGAGGGACCCAGCTGTGCACCCCAGGGACAAACAACGAATGAAGCAGGAGCTCAGCTCAGAATTG AGTACATTGCTCTCCAGCCTTTCCCGTTACTTCCGTCGTGGAGCCCCTACTTCTCCAGCTGCTGGAGTCCTTCCTTCACCTCAAGGCAAGCCAGCCTCAGCTTCCAAAGCAGGCCCTGAGAGCCAGGAACCTCTCATTCAACTAGTCCAGGCCTTTGTCCAGCATGTGCAGAGATAG